A genome region from Candidatus Hydrogenedentota bacterium includes the following:
- a CDS encoding cytochrome ubiquinol oxidase subunit I has translation MNYPLWDVPVIGGMWVIGGIAIIHVMISHFAIGGGFYLPMAERKALREGRNDWMDIIQRHAKFFLVLTAAFGTVTGVGIWFSIGLVNPEGTSTLIHNFVFGWAIEYTFFLIEITAAAVYYYTWGRVSDRAHLAIGWVYAGSAWMSLVVINGILTFMLTPGQGWLEVAGTGNESSRFWHALFNPTYFPSLMLRTLVCISLAGVWAFVTASRIDSYAQPKLKTEVLRWSVKWLVPSFVLLPFCFVWYLAMVPEKQIALLELG, from the coding sequence ATGAATTATCCGCTCTGGGATGTGCCGGTCATCGGCGGCATGTGGGTGATCGGCGGGATCGCCATTATCCACGTCATGATCTCGCACTTCGCGATCGGCGGCGGGTTCTACCTGCCCATGGCCGAACGCAAGGCGCTGCGCGAAGGCCGCAACGACTGGATGGATATCATCCAGCGGCACGCGAAGTTCTTCCTGGTGCTGACGGCCGCATTCGGGACGGTGACGGGCGTGGGGATCTGGTTCTCGATTGGGCTGGTCAACCCGGAAGGCACCAGCACGCTGATCCACAACTTTGTTTTCGGCTGGGCCATCGAATACACGTTTTTCTTGATTGAGATCACGGCCGCCGCGGTCTATTACTACACGTGGGGCCGCGTTTCGGACCGCGCGCACCTCGCCATCGGCTGGGTCTATGCCGGTTCCGCCTGGATGAGCCTCGTTGTCATCAACGGCATTCTCACGTTCATGCTTACGCCCGGCCAGGGCTGGCTTGAAGTGGCCGGCACGGGCAACGAGTCGTCGCGGTTCTGGCATGCCTTGTTCAATCCGACGTATTTCCCGAGTCTCATGCTGCGCACGCTCGTCTGTATCTCGCTCGCGGGCGTGTGGGCCTTCGTCACCGCGAGCCGCATCGACAGCTACGCCCAGCCGAAGCTGAAGACGGAGGTGCTGCGCTGGTCCGTGAAATGGCTTGTGCCCTCGTTCGTGCTGCTGCCGTTCTGCTTCGTATGGTATCTCGCCATGGTGCCCGAGAAGCAGATTGCCCTGCTCGAACTTGGC